In Planctomycetia bacterium, one DNA window encodes the following:
- the secG gene encoding preprotein translocase subunit SecG, with product MFPGTFLIATFGQVILTFFIVLVSLLLMGLILLQKNRGSGLSGAFGGVGGHTAFGTKTGDFLTWVTVGLAGVFIILSITAVFVFERAVTPATAAPAAPPPASTDAPLTTGGAAPNTAATPIDVQSTRSSAPLVNQPPRNSAETTPATGSSGAAQPATPPGNAQPPAQSTPPAGESKPD from the coding sequence ATGTTCCCCGGTACGTTTCTCATTGCGACGTTCGGACAGGTCATTCTGACCTTCTTTATCGTGCTGGTCTCCCTGCTGCTGATGGGGCTGATCCTGCTTCAGAAAAACCGCGGTTCGGGTCTCTCCGGTGCGTTCGGCGGCGTCGGTGGACACACCGCCTTCGGCACCAAGACCGGTGACTTCCTCACGTGGGTCACCGTCGGACTCGCCGGCGTCTTCATCATTCTGTCCATCACGGCCGTGTTCGTGTTTGAACGCGCGGTCACACCGGCCACGGCCGCTCCGGCCGCCCCGCCGCCCGCGTCGACCGACGCTCCGCTGACGACCGGCGGCGCTGCGCCCAATACCGCGGCCACGCCGATCGACGTGCAGTCAACGCGCAGTTCGGCCCCGCTCGTGAATCAACCGCCTAGGAATTCGGCTGAAACGACGCCCGCGACGGGTTCCAGCGGTGCGGCGCAGCCGGCGACGCCTCCGGGCAACGCGCAGCCGCCGGCGCAATCGACGCCGCCCGCGGGCGAGTCGAAGCCGGACTGA
- a CDS encoding triose-phosphate isomerase: protein MARRPFVAGNWKMNLDLAAARALVADLRARISGSPAIDIAICPAAVYLFPMAKAIADSPIKLGAQNCWHEKSGAFTGEISPDMIRETGAIYVILGHSERRHTIGPKDATGHIHGETDAMINAKCKAVLAAGLTPILCVGETLAERDAAVTEKVLTRQLEGGLAGLTGDAAAGIVIAYEPVWAIGTGRNATPEQAQEAHAHIRRELARLCGPRVADGIRIQYGGSVKPDNAASLMKCPDVDGALVGGASLKSADFHAIIDAALRVKGSH from the coding sequence GTGGCCCGAAGACCCTTTGTCGCCGGCAACTGGAAAATGAACCTTGACCTCGCCGCAGCCCGCGCGCTGGTCGCCGACCTTCGCGCGCGCATCAGCGGCAGCCCCGCCATCGACATCGCCATCTGCCCGGCGGCGGTCTATCTCTTTCCCATGGCCAAGGCAATCGCCGATTCACCGATCAAGCTGGGCGCCCAGAACTGCTGGCACGAAAAATCCGGCGCGTTCACCGGCGAAATCTCCCCCGATATGATCCGCGAAACCGGCGCGATCTACGTCATCCTCGGCCACAGCGAACGCCGACACACCATCGGACCGAAGGACGCCACCGGCCATATCCACGGCGAAACCGACGCCATGATCAACGCCAAGTGCAAGGCTGTCCTCGCTGCCGGACTGACCCCGATCCTTTGCGTTGGAGAAACGCTGGCCGAGCGGGATGCCGCGGTCACCGAAAAGGTGCTGACGCGTCAGCTCGAGGGCGGGTTAGCCGGGCTGACAGGCGACGCCGCCGCCGGCATCGTCATCGCCTACGAACCGGTCTGGGCCATCGGCACCGGACGGAACGCCACCCCCGAGCAGGCCCAGGAGGCCCACGCCCATATCCGCCGTGAATTGGCCCGTTTGTGCGGGCCGCGCGTTGCGGACGGAATTCGCATACAATACGGCGGCAGCGTAAAGCCTGATAACGCCGCCAGTTTGATGAAGTGCCCCGACGTTGATGGCGCGCTGGTCGGTGGGGCGAGTCTCAAGTCGGCCGATTTCCACGCGATCATCGACGCCGCGCTCCGAGTGAAAGGATCACACTGA
- the pheA gene encoding prephenate dehydratase produces the protein MATLDELRRRIDALDEQLVTLLNERAAIAVEIGRVKRGTGVGVFAPEREREVLQRVTALSKGPLSRTALTTIYKELMSASFALQRAPRVGCLGPAGSFSHEAALGRFGSSVEYELRVDIRGVVEDVANGRLDYGVVPVENSTGGAVLDTLDAFTNYDVRVCSEMTRAIRHHLLANCRQDEITVVYSKPEAFSQCQRWLSETGLSRKISPAPSTSKAAEMAAQQPHAAAIGSALAAKLYSLKILAPNIQDNPNNATRFLVLGGDGSRPTGNDRTSLFFITAHHAGALVNVLLVFQKAGINMTMITSRPHASGESQYCFFADIDGHADEEPIKSAVETARTHCAVLRVLGSYPKSTEIMTE, from the coding sequence ATGGCCACGCTCGATGAACTGCGACGACGCATTGATGCGCTGGACGAGCAACTCGTCACGCTGCTCAACGAACGCGCCGCGATCGCAGTCGAGATCGGCCGCGTGAAGCGCGGCACCGGCGTCGGCGTCTTTGCTCCCGAACGTGAACGCGAAGTGCTCCAGCGCGTCACGGCCCTTTCCAAAGGGCCGCTGTCCCGCACAGCACTGACGACCATCTACAAGGAACTCATGTCCGCATCGTTTGCCTTGCAGCGCGCCCCGCGCGTCGGTTGCCTCGGACCGGCCGGTTCGTTCTCTCACGAAGCCGCCCTGGGTCGGTTCGGCTCATCGGTCGAGTACGAGTTGCGCGTCGACATTCGCGGCGTCGTGGAGGACGTCGCCAACGGGCGCCTCGATTACGGCGTCGTGCCCGTGGAGAACTCCACCGGCGGCGCGGTGCTTGACACCCTCGACGCCTTCACAAACTACGATGTCCGCGTTTGCAGCGAGATGACGCGCGCGATCCGTCACCACCTCCTCGCCAACTGCCGACAGGATGAAATCACCGTCGTCTATTCCAAACCCGAGGCGTTCTCACAGTGCCAACGATGGCTAAGCGAGACCGGCCTCTCGAGGAAAATCTCGCCCGCGCCCAGCACCAGCAAGGCCGCCGAAATGGCCGCCCAGCAACCCCATGCCGCCGCCATCGGCAGCGCCCTGGCCGCCAAGCTTTACAGTCTGAAGATCCTCGCGCCGAACATCCAGGACAACCCCAACAACGCGACGCGATTCCTCGTCCTCGGCGGCGACGGCTCCCGCCCCACCGGCAACGATCGCACCAGTTTGTTCTTCATCACCGCTCATCACGCCGGCGCGCTGGTCAACGTCTTGCTCGTCTTCCAGAAGGCCGGCATCAACATGACCATGATTACCTCGCGGCCGCATGCGAGCGGAGAATCTCAATACTGCTTCTTCGCGGACATCGACGGCCACGCGGACGAGGAGCCGATCAAGTCGGCCGTTGAAACCGCGCGCACGCACTGCGCCGTCTTACGCGTGCTCGGCTCGTACCCCAAATCCACCGAAATCATGACGGAGTAA
- the larC gene encoding nickel pincer cofactor biosynthesis protein LarC, whose product MKIAYFDCFSGASGDMILGALLAAGVSETELRARLGKLGVGGYELDIRAVRKQGFAATKVDVHVVEQASHRHLHQITRIINDSGLTAVVKARTIRIFTRLAEAEATVHGSTIEKVHFHEVGAVDAIVDVVGAVIGLELLGVQRIVCSPIPVGSGAVKCHHGVMPVPAPATAELLRGVPLAACDEPGELTTPTGAAILTTLADAFGPVPDVTIQSIGYGAGTRDGQTRPNLLRLLVGESGGAAADAERVDEIVVLETNLDDATGQQVGHALDALFAAGAVDVFTTAIHMKKNRPGVLLTVLAPVDRVFACEEVLFTHTPTFGIRRHTCTRTKLERRIETVDTKYGPVPVKVGMWAGRVLTVTPEHDDCVHLAAKCGVLLRDIYFAAQQAGRARYGLDT is encoded by the coding sequence ATGAAAATTGCCTATTTTGATTGCTTCAGCGGGGCGAGCGGGGACATGATCCTCGGTGCGCTGCTGGCGGCGGGTGTTTCGGAAACGGAGCTTCGCGCGCGGCTCGGAAAACTCGGCGTCGGCGGCTACGAACTGGACATCCGCGCCGTCCGCAAGCAGGGATTCGCCGCGACCAAAGTCGATGTTCACGTGGTCGAGCAGGCGAGCCACCGGCATCTGCACCAGATCACCAGGATCATCAACGATTCCGGCTTGACCGCAGTGGTCAAGGCTCGAACGATTCGCATCTTCACGCGGCTGGCCGAAGCCGAGGCCACCGTTCACGGCTCGACGATCGAGAAAGTCCATTTTCACGAAGTGGGCGCGGTCGATGCCATCGTGGATGTCGTCGGCGCGGTCATCGGCCTGGAACTGCTCGGCGTTCAGCGCATCGTGTGTTCGCCGATTCCCGTCGGATCGGGGGCGGTGAAGTGCCATCATGGTGTCATGCCCGTGCCCGCGCCGGCGACGGCCGAACTGCTTCGCGGCGTGCCGCTGGCGGCTTGCGACGAACCGGGCGAGCTGACGACGCCTACCGGGGCCGCGATTCTCACGACCCTCGCGGATGCCTTCGGTCCCGTTCCCGACGTGACGATTCAGTCGATCGGCTATGGCGCGGGGACGCGCGACGGCCAGACGCGCCCCAACCTGCTGCGCTTACTCGTCGGTGAGTCCGGCGGTGCCGCAGCCGACGCCGAACGCGTCGACGAGATCGTCGTGTTGGAGACCAACTTGGACGACGCGACGGGTCAACAGGTCGGTCATGCGCTGGACGCGCTGTTTGCGGCTGGGGCGGTGGACGTGTTCACCACAGCGATCCACATGAAGAAGAACCGGCCTGGCGTGTTGCTGACGGTGCTGGCGCCGGTGGATCGCGTCTTTGCCTGCGAAGAGGTGCTTTTCACCCACACGCCGACCTTCGGCATTCGCCGCCACACCTGCACCCGCACCAAGCTGGAGCGGCGGATCGAAACGGTGGACACCAAGTACGGCCCCGTTCCCGTCAAGGTCGGCATGTGGGCCGGCCGCGTGCTGACCGTTACGCCGGAGCACGACGACTGCGTTCACTTGGCGGCCAAGTGCGGGGTCTTGCTCCGTGACATATACTTCGCGGCGCAGCAGGCGGGCCGTGCCCGGTACGGCCTGGACACGTGA
- a CDS encoding 3-phosphoglycerate dehydrogenase, giving the protein MSGSKQFHVVVAEPFDSKALSRLEEIARVTVLEDSAPETLVNAMADADALCVRSKAHVTARVINAGNRLKVIARASPTVDHIDLRAASRRNIHVVYAPHVAVTSTAEFTLGLMLALHRRIPFLDRAVRDGEFESLRVPAGRELAHMTLGLLGLDPVAQRLGRMVTAAFEMPVIYHDPAGAKPTDFTGRAVSLDELFAESDVLSLHLGLSSTTRGIINIQSLAKLKSTALLVNTARGPLVDSAALAQALRRKMIGGAALDVFDLEPLPADHPLRRVPNCILTPHVAGATLDASSERFTVADDVVRVLLGQPPVYPVALPADV; this is encoded by the coding sequence ATGTCGGGCAGTAAGCAGTTTCACGTCGTTGTTGCCGAGCCGTTCGACTCGAAGGCTCTCTCGCGCCTGGAGGAAATCGCCCGGGTCACGGTTCTGGAGGATTCCGCGCCCGAAACGCTTGTCAATGCCATGGCCGACGCCGACGCGTTATGTGTCCGCAGCAAGGCCCACGTCACCGCGCGCGTGATCAACGCCGGCAACCGCCTCAAAGTCATCGCCCGCGCCAGCCCCACCGTGGATCACATCGACCTCCGCGCCGCCAGTCGCAGGAACATCCACGTCGTCTATGCGCCCCACGTGGCCGTCACCTCCACGGCGGAGTTTACACTGGGCCTCATGCTAGCGTTGCACCGCCGCATTCCGTTTCTCGATCGCGCCGTGCGCGACGGCGAGTTTGAATCGCTGCGTGTGCCCGCCGGGCGCGAGCTGGCTCACATGACGCTCGGCCTGCTGGGCCTGGACCCAGTCGCGCAGCGCCTGGGCCGCATGGTCACCGCCGCCTTCGAGATGCCCGTCATCTACCACGACCCGGCCGGGGCGAAGCCGACGGATTTCACCGGCCGCGCCGTGAGCCTCGACGAACTGTTCGCCGAGAGCGACGTCTTGAGTCTGCACCTGGGGTTGTCTTCAACCACGCGGGGCATCATCAATATTCAATCGCTGGCCAAGCTCAAGTCCACTGCGCTGTTGGTAAACACAGCGCGCGGTCCATTGGTCGACAGCGCCGCCCTGGCGCAGGCGCTGCGGCGCAAGATGATCGGCGGCGCGGCGCTGGATGTGTTCGATCTGGAGCCGTTGCCGGCTGACCATCCGCTGCGCCGCGTGCCCAACTGCATCCTCACCCCGCACGTCGCCGGAGCGACACTCGACGCCAGCAGCGAGCGCTTCACCGTCGCGGATGATGTTGTGCGCGTGCTGCTGGGTCAGCCGCCGGTGTATCCCGTCGCGCTGCCGGCCGACGTGTGA
- the gap gene encoding type I glyceraldehyde-3-phosphate dehydrogenase, with the protein MAAVKVGINGFGRIGRMVARAMAMRPKEFEIVAINDVGPPAKIHAHLFKYDTVHGKWQGEVGHTDNSLIVDGRSIRVCGEKDPTKLPWKDLGATVVIEATGVFTSKRDAAKGKAGYDDHITAGAKKVILSAPSKDAIDATVVLGVNDETLRPEHTFVSNGSCTTNCLAPLVKVLADNPAVFGENITGMMTTVHAYTNDQRILDQVHGDDLLRARAAAMNIIPSSTGAAKAIGLVVPKKTIQLDGFALRVPVMDGSVVDLTVSLDKEVDVDTVNGIFKKAAAEPKFKGILQYSDEPIVSSDIINNPHSSIFDSTRTMTVPKGKGKMLKLMSWYDNEWGFSNRVCDLAVRLAAM; encoded by the coding sequence ATGGCAGCGGTGAAGGTCGGCATCAATGGCTTTGGTCGAATCGGTCGCATGGTCGCCCGCGCGATGGCGATGCGCCCGAAGGAGTTTGAAATCGTCGCGATCAACGACGTCGGTCCGCCGGCGAAGATTCACGCACACCTCTTCAAGTACGACACCGTCCATGGCAAGTGGCAGGGCGAAGTCGGCCACACCGACAATTCGCTCATCGTCGACGGCCGCTCCATTCGCGTCTGCGGCGAGAAAGACCCGACCAAGCTGCCGTGGAAGGATCTCGGCGCGACGGTCGTCATCGAGGCAACGGGCGTCTTCACCAGCAAGCGCGACGCCGCCAAGGGCAAGGCCGGCTACGACGATCACATCACGGCCGGCGCGAAGAAGGTCATCCTCTCGGCGCCGTCGAAGGACGCGATCGACGCGACGGTCGTGCTGGGCGTGAACGATGAGACGCTGCGGCCCGAGCATACGTTCGTCAGCAACGGAAGCTGCACGACGAACTGTCTCGCGCCGCTCGTGAAGGTTCTGGCCGACAATCCCGCCGTGTTCGGCGAGAACATCACCGGCATGATGACGACAGTCCACGCCTACACCAACGATCAGCGCATCCTTGATCAGGTCCACGGCGACGATCTGCTTCGCGCCCGCGCGGCCGCGATGAACATCATTCCGTCGTCCACCGGCGCGGCCAAGGCCATCGGGCTGGTCGTCCCCAAGAAGACGATTCAACTCGACGGCTTCGCCCTGCGCGTGCCGGTCATGGACGGCAGCGTCGTCGATCTGACGGTCTCACTGGATAAGGAAGTGGACGTGGATACGGTGAACGGCATCTTCAAGAAGGCCGCCGCCGAGCCGAAGTTCAAGGGCATCCTTCAGTATTCGGACGAGCCGATCGTTTCAAGCGACATCATCAACAACCCGCACAGTTCGATCTTCGACTCGACTCGGACGATGACCGTGCCCAAAGGCAAGGGCAAGATGCTCAAGCTCATGAGCTGGTACGATAACGAATGGGGTTTCTCGAACCGCGTGTGTGATCTGGCTGTGCGCCTCGCGGCGATGTAA
- the pruA gene encoding L-glutamate gamma-semialdehyde dehydrogenase, giving the protein MLTPYSPEPYVNFSEPGARQAMLEALKLVESQLGRTYPIRIGGQKIDTAGMIDSISPGNVAQVVGRVGKADAETARSAIAAADAAFKTWSRTPAEVRARYLLRAAAIIRRRIYEFSAWMCYEESKSWIEAYADTAECIDFLEFYAREAMRLGGSHPTTSSPGEETDVRYIPLGVGVIIPPWNFPLAIMAGMTSAAIVAGNTVVLKPASTAPVIAAKFIEVLEEVMLPPGVVNFCPGPGGAVGDVLVDHPRTRFIAFTGSRDVGLRIFERAAKVQPGQIWLKRTMLEMGGKDAIVVTPSADLDAAAAGVVASAFGFQGQKCSACSRLIVDERVHDVLVEKVVAGAKKLTVGNTTTPENYFMGAVIDKPAYDKIHEYIAIGKKEGTLALGDANVPAGGYYIAPHIFTGIDPMARLAQEEIFGPVLAVIKGRGFDELLHIANNTEYGLTGGIFSNDRAELERARHEFHVGNLYLNRKCTGAIVDVQPFGGFNMSGTNSKAGGRDYIQLFMQAKSITERF; this is encoded by the coding sequence ATGCTGACGCCCTACTCCCCCGAACCGTATGTGAACTTCTCCGAACCCGGCGCGCGACAGGCGATGCTGGAGGCTCTCAAGCTCGTCGAATCGCAGTTGGGTCGCACCTATCCCATTCGAATCGGCGGCCAGAAGATCGACACCGCCGGCATGATTGACTCAATCAGTCCCGGAAACGTTGCTCAAGTCGTCGGTCGCGTGGGCAAGGCCGACGCCGAGACCGCTCGATCCGCCATCGCCGCGGCCGACGCCGCGTTCAAAACGTGGTCGCGCACGCCGGCAGAAGTTCGAGCGCGGTACCTGCTTCGCGCCGCAGCCATCATTCGCCGCCGAATCTACGAGTTCTCGGCATGGATGTGCTACGAAGAGTCCAAATCATGGATCGAGGCTTACGCCGATACGGCCGAGTGCATTGATTTCCTCGAATTCTACGCCCGCGAGGCGATGCGGCTGGGCGGCAGCCATCCGACGACGTCGTCACCGGGAGAAGAGACGGATGTGCGTTACATTCCCCTCGGCGTCGGCGTGATCATTCCGCCGTGGAACTTCCCGCTGGCGATCATGGCGGGGATGACCAGCGCCGCGATCGTGGCTGGAAATACAGTTGTCTTGAAACCAGCCAGCACCGCGCCGGTCATCGCCGCGAAATTCATCGAAGTGCTCGAAGAAGTCATGCTTCCGCCCGGCGTGGTCAACTTCTGCCCCGGCCCAGGCGGTGCGGTCGGCGACGTGCTCGTCGATCATCCGCGCACGCGATTCATCGCCTTCACCGGCTCGCGCGACGTGGGCCTGCGCATCTTCGAGCGCGCAGCGAAGGTGCAGCCCGGTCAGATCTGGCTCAAACGCACCATGCTCGAAATGGGCGGCAAGGACGCGATCGTCGTCACGCCGTCGGCCGATCTCGATGCAGCGGCCGCGGGCGTCGTCGCGTCGGCCTTCGGTTTCCAGGGGCAGAAATGCTCGGCGTGCAGCCGATTGATCGTGGATGAACGCGTGCACGACGTGCTGGTGGAGAAGGTCGTCGCCGGCGCGAAGAAACTGACGGTCGGCAATACGACCACGCCGGAGAATTACTTCATGGGCGCGGTGATTGACAAACCAGCCTATGACAAGATTCACGAGTACATCGCCATCGGCAAGAAAGAGGGCACGCTGGCACTGGGTGATGCGAACGTGCCGGCGGGCGGGTACTACATCGCGCCGCACATCTTCACCGGCATCGACCCGATGGCGCGGCTGGCCCAGGAGGAAATCTTCGGCCCGGTTCTGGCCGTCATCAAAGGCCGAGGGTTCGACGAGTTGCTGCATATCGCCAACAACACTGAATACGGCTTGACCGGGGGCATCTTCTCCAATGACCGGGCGGAACTGGAGCGGGCGCGACACGAGTTCCACGTCGGCAATCTCTATCTCAATCGAAAATGCACGGGCGCCATCGTCGACGTGCAGCCCTTCGGAGGCTTCAACATGTCCGGCACGAACTCCAAGGCCGGAGGCCGGGATTACATCCAGTTGTTCATGCAGGCGAAATCCATCACGGAACGCTTCTAG
- a CDS encoding response regulator: MHTTNPSRKPGAGRKDVLTTGDVARICNVAPRTVSKWFDSGQLRGYRIPGSKDRRIPVQQLIRFMKLHNIPLNGLDAGTTRVLVIDADRDFAATLADALARGGEYDVRTATSAFDAGLATQAHKPDVLLVDSTLPNLTGREFVRTLRSNPEFDGVRIIAMAPSNDAALHATLRDDGFDAVLAKPFDAAKAIAAIEASLSPS, translated from the coding sequence ATGCACACGACCAACCCGTCTCGCAAACCGGGCGCGGGCCGAAAGGACGTTCTCACCACGGGCGACGTGGCCCGCATCTGCAACGTCGCCCCGCGCACCGTCTCCAAATGGTTCGACTCCGGCCAGCTCCGCGGTTATCGCATTCCAGGCAGCAAAGACCGGCGCATTCCCGTTCAGCAGCTCATTCGGTTCATGAAGCTGCACAACATCCCGCTCAATGGACTGGACGCGGGAACGACGCGCGTGCTGGTCATTGACGCCGACCGAGACTTTGCCGCCACGCTGGCTGACGCACTCGCGCGTGGCGGCGAGTACGACGTGCGGACGGCCACGTCGGCCTTCGATGCCGGCCTCGCCACGCAGGCACACAAACCCGATGTCCTGCTCGTCGACTCGACGCTGCCGAATCTGACCGGACGGGAGTTCGTCCGCACGCTTCGAAGCAACCCCGAGTTCGACGGCGTACGCATCATCGCCATGGCGCCGTCGAACGACGCGGCGCTGCACGCCACCCTGCGCGATGACGGTTTCGACGCCGTTCTCGCCAAGCCGTTCGATGCTGCAAAGGCGATCGCTGCCATCGAAGCATCCCTTAGCCCTTCCTAA
- a CDS encoding PEGA domain-containing protein encodes MSPTRTQANPPRCVCWIVLFGSAVGLAGCVERTVTINTEPAGATVILNDQEVGQSPVKVPFTWYGDYDIILRKPGYETIQTNRKIKAPWYQTPFIDLFAECLVPFTIYDERDLGTFALSPIAPVPQDQLLQNAAELKQRALANVE; translated from the coding sequence ATGTCGCCGACTCGAACTCAAGCCAACCCACCCCGATGCGTTTGTTGGATTGTGTTGTTCGGCAGCGCCGTCGGCCTGGCCGGATGCGTCGAGCGCACCGTCACGATCAATACCGAGCCGGCCGGCGCGACGGTCATTCTCAACGATCAGGAAGTCGGCCAGTCGCCGGTGAAAGTGCCGTTCACCTGGTACGGCGATTATGACATCATCCTGCGCAAGCCCGGTTACGAGACGATCCAGACGAATCGCAAGATCAAGGCGCCGTGGTACCAGACCCCGTTCATCGATCTCTTCGCGGAATGCCTCGTGCCCTTCACGATTTACGACGAACGCGACCTGGGAACCTTCGCCCTCTCGCCGATCGCGCCGGTCCCGCAGGATCAATTGCTGCAAAACGCGGCCGAGCTAAAGCAGCGGGCCTTGGCGAATGTCGAATAG
- a CDS encoding succinate dehydrogenase, with protein MATAETTTVSLEEKHHFLLRKLHSLSGIVPIGVFLIEHLLTNSMAFLGRERFNEDVHWIHHLPYLFFLELFGIFLPLAFHAGYGVKIALTAEPNVKSYPYLPNRRYTLQRITGYIALAFIIVHLLKFRFAHLIGWGPEFIGSADPFEVTRKGLMEWAPWGVHVPWQLTFAMYVVGLWAACYHFANGIWSFCVSWGITVGEKAQQRVGAGAALVGIVLFIWGALSLYAFRTAGPPEQAPAPPNAVAQLEPAKQNESALSARYGH; from the coding sequence TTGGCCACCGCCGAGACCACAACCGTTTCGCTCGAAGAAAAGCACCACTTTCTGCTTCGAAAGCTTCACTCGCTGTCGGGCATTGTGCCGATCGGAGTGTTCCTGATCGAGCATCTGCTGACCAATTCGATGGCCTTCCTCGGGCGCGAGCGCTTCAACGAGGACGTGCACTGGATTCATCATCTGCCGTACTTGTTCTTCCTCGAACTATTCGGCATCTTCCTGCCGCTGGCGTTCCACGCGGGCTACGGCGTCAAGATCGCACTGACGGCCGAGCCGAACGTGAAATCGTATCCGTATCTGCCGAATCGTCGATATACCTTGCAGCGCATCACCGGTTACATCGCGCTGGCGTTCATCATCGTTCACCTCTTGAAGTTCCGCTTCGCGCACCTGATCGGCTGGGGGCCGGAGTTCATCGGCAGCGCCGATCCGTTCGAGGTGACGCGCAAGGGATTGATGGAATGGGCGCCGTGGGGCGTGCATGTGCCGTGGCAGTTGACGTTCGCGATGTACGTCGTAGGGCTTTGGGCGGCGTGCTATCACTTCGCGAACGGCATCTGGAGTTTTTGCGTCAGTTGGGGCATCACGGTGGGCGAGAAGGCGCAGCAGCGCGTCGGCGCGGGGGCGGCGCTGGTCGGAATCGTGTTGTTTATCTGGGGTGCCTTGAGTTTGTACGCCTTCCGAACCGCCGGCCCGCCGGAACAGGCGCCCGCGCCGCCCAACGCCGTGGCACAGCTCGAGCCTGCCAAGCAAAACGAGTCTGCGCTTTCAGCCCGCTACGGACACTGA